The nucleotide sequence GGCAGTGCGACCAGACCCTCACGACGCAACGCCGCCTGCAGCTCGCCGGCCAGTGCGCTGACCGGGCGCTCGGCCGCGTCAAGCCAACGCACCGGCCAGACGCCGATCAGGCTGTTGCAGAGCATGAGCTCCGCGTCCGGCGCCAGCGTCTCCAGGCGCAGCGGGGCGGTCGCGGCGGCGAACCCACGGGCGACGAGACGGCCCAGCAGGTGGTCGCGCATCAGGCCGCCGATGCCGCAGTGGTCGGTGGGGGGCGTGAGCACGCGGTCGCCGATGCGCAACAGCACGTTGCAGGCCGTCGCCTCGATCAGCTCGCCATTCTCTGCGAGCATCAGACCCTCGGCAATGGCCGGATCCTGCCACTCCTGACGGGCGAGCACCTGCTCCAGACGATTGAGGTGCTTGATGCCGGCGAGAGCGGGCTGGCTTGCCAGCCGGGTATGGCAGACCCGCACCGACACGCCCTCCTGCCACCAGGCAGCGGGGCGCTCCGGGAGG is from Spiribacter halobius and encodes:
- the pabC gene encoding aminodeoxychorismate lyase; translated protein: MSTPAASVWLVDGEPAAAVPADDRGLAYGDGVFETIALVAGAPALWEAHIGRLQRGCERLGIPAPSRRQLDSDLARLAPSGDGVLRLTVTRGSGGRGYAPPAVPSPRRILARLPLPERPAAWWQEGVSVRVCHTRLASQPALAGIKHLNRLEQVLARQEWQDPAIAEGLMLAENGELIEATACNVLLRIGDRVLTPPTDHCGIGGLMRDHLLGRLVARGFAAATAPLRLETLAPDAELMLCNSLIGVWPVRWLDAAERPVSALAGELQAALRREGLVALPLEDEA